GCCTCCTCCATACCCTGCAGTGGGGAGGACAGACCCTCTCCATCCCGCCTGGGAGCGGGCCTTTGCTCACAGTGGTGCAAGTGTCAGCCACAGGTGGGAGGGGGAACGGGGAGCACTGGGTAGCACCAGGTGATGCTCCTAAAGCAGAGGCAAGAGTTTATGCCAAGATGAGAATGGAGTTGGCATTCTGGAACCTGGGTACAAGCAAGAGCCCAGGATacagacagagctgcagcagcacagcacggGCATGGTCTGGGATGGGAGAATGCTCTGAGGGATCACAGGGATGATCAGCACCCGCTTGCAGGTCTAAGATGCAACAGGCACCTCCTTAGTCCAGTCAGCCCTGCATGGCCCAGCTCCCCATCCCAATGAGAACCATCAACAGGACCCAGGGTCTTCTTCCAGTCATCACATCCTCAGTTTGCTTCCCAGTGAGTTGCACTGACAACAGCAAGGACAggaggtgcagagcaggagggctgcagggccagggcagcagactgccccagcagtgctgaccatatggcagggaagaaaagcaaaaaagacaGAATGTTCAGGTCAGGGGCCCAAGATGCGTTTGTTCCTGCTGACATGTAAGATAATCGCTCTGCTGGGACAGTAGCCCTTCTCTGAAGGGGTAGCTGGGCATGGATCCCGGCTCAGAGGACATGTAAAGGGCATGTagctgggcaggagaggaaagTATGAATAGATGAACCTGGGTGACTGGATCCTTCCCAAACTGCACAGTTGAGGATACAGAGGATGACATCCTGCATCCGTGGGCAATCCAGGGGCCAGGTACACCTCCAGACTGAGCTCAGGAGAGAGCTCACTCTGCTCAGACAGTAACTCCAGGCTCTGGCAGTGGGGACCCCCCATGCAATTGCACCTGTGTGTGACAACCTCCAGCAtggagggctgtggggaggTGAGGTGGGTTGGcaggagctgtcctggctggggacagcaaagccctgctccagctgttcccagtgTAACCACAGCTTCACACAGTGGGATCCAACAGTTATCAGAACCCTGGAGGTGCCACAAATATATGCAAACCcagttccagcaggaaaaagccTGAAGAGAATGGAACATGCTTACTCACATGTCCCAGCATACACATCACTTACAGACCTGGCCACAAACGCAGGTCTCATGGCTCCCGAGCCAGCCCCCACAGTTAAGGGTGCCAAAGTGGACCCCTTAACTGTGAGCCCAGACCTACAGGGGAGGGTCAAGCCCATCAGGGACCTAAAAAGAGTGTGACCAGGCCAGAGTGACAGCTTGAGGTGAACTCTGCAGTTCCCAGGGGAAACCTGGTCCCAGcgggctgtggcactgccagggctaCCTCACAACCTGCGACAGTCTCACAGAAGGTGCGGCgggagccagtgctgctggccaggaCTGGGACAAtccccctgggctgcagcagagagagctgctTTGAAACAGTCTGGAAAGGGAACTGCGactctctttttctttggaagCCCTCATGGGCTCCACACCCAAGCACAGGTATGAAATGGGAACCAAGGGCAATCATCAACCCtcttcctgccccagctggaaCTAGCGGCTGCCCTAAGCAGCACCTGGAAGAGGCCATGGTAGACATTCCTTTGCCAGCTGCCAGTAAGTGGTCTGGGTCTCCCtcttggctctgctccctgcaggggaGTTTCAGCCTCTGCAGGGTGCAGGGTTCACCCCACAGCCTAGGAAAGGAGGGTACCCCAATCAGGGCAGAGCCTCAGGTTCACCCTATGTGAGTTGCTatctcagcacagagcagagggataCGTGCCACACATGCCATGCCACTGAGGTCCCCTGTGGCTGACCCTGTAGCAAGGAGTCACTGCAGAGCACCagtcactgctgccaccactgtGGGGCAGCTCTGAGAAAGGGTACTTAAAAACACCAGCACTGCCCGACCAGTGTGAGCCCCAAGCACAGCTTCTGGAGAAGTACACAGATGAGGCTACAGCACTTGGAAGGGGTGCAGGTAGCATTAAGACCCTGCCCCACTGCAGGGGGGTATCCCCAGACCCTGAGAAGCCCAGAGGTGATGGGAAAGGACATGGAAACatgtccagctgcagagatcCCCGGGCTCTTTGTTTGTTCACCAGATTGCAGCTTCAGCTCCCCCTGCATTCTGAGAGACAGGATAGTCAGGGActtcagggctggcagcagcaaatgGGGTGATTTAGGGAGAGACAGAAGGATAAACTGAATAAGTCACCCCACTTTATTATCCCTACAGACAGGTAGCCCTCATAAAAAGGGTCAGTTCTAATTAACCTTAGGCAAAACAGGCACTGGACACTACAGGAGGCATCACAAAAAGGATGGCAGGCACTGATGCCTAGGGGACAACTAACAACCAACTCCTGCAGACAGGGGACATGgccttgctgctcctcctccaccatctccctggtACTCTGCTGATCcccactccagctgcaggcacagggcagtgcagggattCATGCCTTGCAGTGAGCTTTAGCTCAGGATCAGTCTCAAAGAGAACAGCTGGATAGGACAGAGTCATGACAGATAAGAACAGAAGTGAGGACTGCATATGTCAGCTCAGGGCAGaaccagcactgcccagctcagctcagtgcCACAGCATCATGCCTGGAGAGTCAGACCATGAAACAACACCAGAAAGAAAGGTCCTGGCCTTGAGGATACAGAGGGCTAGGCTGTGCTAAATGGGATCTCCAGTGAAAGTACCATGGATACCAAGTACCAAGCCACAGTCAAATGTCATTCAGCTCAAGCATCATCACCGATCTGggtgggaagcaggaggagtCCTGAGATGTGCCATCCAATAGGACCTATCTTGAACCGCCACCACCCCTCAAGACAcctgcagaggagcacagctcACAGTCAGGATGTCATCCCTCACAACCAtgtgaggcagagctgccatttCTCCCTGTGGAGATGTGCACAGTGAAGAGCCTGtcagcctctgctctgtcccATGCTTAGTTAAATACAAAACCAAGTTCTAAAGATCCTCTGTGAGGTCAGGCTGATGTCAGCATCCTCAGGCTATGAACATCACTTCTCCTTTCACAGTCATCATGAAAATAATCTAATCCTGGCAGACATCGAGAAGTATTTGCCAGGTCAAGCCAAGTAAAGACTGAGGTGTCTGTCTCAACTTGTCAAAAGCCCAAAACAGCAGCTTACAGATGTAGGCTATTTTGGTTGGGTCTGTGGCTCCTTCCCTATAGGAGCCTACAGACATGTAAACAGCAACTATGGTATCACTACCACAAACATGACAGAGTGGTTGCCATGAGGACCACAAGTTTGGGCACTACAGGGCCAGGACAGTGCCTCTGGCAGACCGAACATGGGCAGCAGAGAAGGGCCAGGCATGCCTCCTTGGATTTCCAATCTCATCTTCCAACACCAAGACAACAAGGACCCAGCACCCTCTAAGGGCCAGGCTTGTCTGGAGATGCTGCTAGAGTGTTGAAGATACATCACTTTTTCCCAAGAGCACCCAAAATCCAGCCCAAGTCAGCAAGGGAAAAACAGCTCAccccacacagcagcacagacagcagccaTGCCTCCTGCCCGCTGGGGGTCACAGGACTGGGGacagcatctctgcagcccACGTAGAGACAGAAAAGGAGGAGCTTGAGAGCAGCATGGCTGATAAGccatcagcagggcagggatgctccccAAGAGAGGTCCTGGCTCCCTCACACAGAGATGCCATCAGCAGCCCCAGACCTTGAGACACaacacctggagcagcaggtgtgATGAGTTTAGGGTAAGAGTCCCTTGAAACCCCCAGGTAAGtttggggatggggcaggggaggCACGTGCTAGATGAAGGTGGAGTCCAGCTGACTCATCTCATGGTTGTTGTGGGCATGAGCCTCAAAGAGCTGCTTGATGAGGGCAGATTTCTCCTGCTCCAACTGGGTGATGCGCTCACTCTTGTCAGTCACCTCCTGCACAAGACAGGGGAGGAAAATGCTAGTTAGAGGAGGAAACTGCTGGCAACTGGTTGTGTTGCTGGTAAAATttcatagaaccacagaatcacaggctTTGGGTAGGAGGAcattaaagcccatctcatccCAGCCCCTAACCAGGGGCAgaaacaccttccactagagccAGTTCCTCCAAGACTGttctggaacacttccagggatggggcagcttctctgggcaccctgtgccagggcctcaccactctcacggggaacaatttcttcccacTATCCCATCtcaccctgccctctggcagtaggaagccattcccccttgtcctgtccctcctggccCTTAttcaaagtccctctccatcacTCATAGAGgccctttaggccctggaagaggctctgaggtctccctgctcttcttttcccccagtgaacacccccagctgtcctggcctggctccagagctgagGGACTCCAGGCCCCAGAGCATCTTTGTGGCCACATGCTGGGACAGAAAACCCCAGCAGTGAGCCTGACTCTGGCCTGAGATGGCAGACCATCTCTTCTCTAACAGCCgccagctgcagcctctccacTCTCTTGTGACCTCCATTTGTCACAGTCTTTTCCCTCTGGCAGGAATGCCCTATCCCTGCCACTGACTCACCCAGAAAACAGCTGGAGACAGCTGGGCACAACTGCGTGCCAGAGGGCCTCCACATGCAGCCCACACCCCCTTCTCCGGGATGACCAAGTCTGGCCAAGCTGAAGGAACACTTCCCTGTTCCTGAACACTGATTGTCATTCCTTCCCCggccccatcccatccccttccTTTCTCAGCACTCCTAAGGGCATCTCCTCCACTCCCACCTCCACTCACCTTGGTGAGAAGCCGATTCTGCTCCTTCAGCATGTTGATGGCTTGCTGGGAGCCTGTGGAGGCTGGGGATGTCACAGGGACCAGCTTGCTCAGGGCTGAGGAGGGGTTTGCTGCCTGTAGAGAAGATGAAGGCGTGAGACACTCAGCCTTCTaccctgcagcccttcccaggcCTTTTTCAAGGTAAGATCTTTCTATGGCACACAAAGACCTGAGAGAAGCCCAGCAGAGGATTAAAATCCCAACACAGGCCATTACAAGGTCTCCAGCCCTGTGAATGGGGCAGAATGGGGAAGCATTCCTGCCAGTGTGcctggcaggacaggcagcagtgGGCTGCACCCCCAGCTTCTGCCCAGCAGGACAGTCTGCTCTGAATTGGCTGACTCAGCACCTTGACAATGGCTGTATCTTTTTAGGGACCTCCTTTAGGCCTCCCAAAGCATGCTCCAGCCCACCTCAGGACCAGCTGTGCTGTTCTCTTGGCTGTCCTCCATCACCtttccagagctgggggaagctctggcagctccaaTATCAGCCCAGCCACCAAcctgggagggacaggatgAATCCTAAGATCACACAAACAACCTCAAGCTGCTGATGTGCTGTTCTCACCTTGCTGGCAGTGGAAAGAAGGTCACCCAGGCAACGGTTCACCTCCTGCAGCTTGGGGACCAGGCGCCCCAGGTGGCTCTGGCCACCTTCAGGGAAATCCTGCAGGatggggaggaagaagaggctgGAGGTTACCATCAGCTCCAGGTCTAgccacctcccagccctgttctCCAAACCCAAACTTAGCCAGAAGAAGCCCCAGACTCACAACACTGgttctcctcttccccaggtgCCGCTGGTGCTCCTGCATGAGCTGGATGTGCTGGTGGTACCACTCTCGAGCTCGGTCTATaagctccaggccctgcaatAGGAAATCCTTCTCCTGTTCCAGCTCCTTCATGTACTtcagctgcaggacagagcacATGGATGTCACCCACTCTCCACAAAGGCTTTGTCAAGTCCCAGGAGTTGGTTTCTTCATGAGGTGTAGGGGGATGTGGATTTACAGGTAAGGGTCTCAGCCCCTTTCCCCAAGAAAAGCTGAAGAGGAGCAGGATAATGACTACTGCCTGATGCTGCTTTGGAGGAagatttttggaagaaaaggacACTTGAGTcacctctgccctcctgctcaCCATTGCAGGCACAGGTTTCTTCACCTATTTacccagggaggcagcaggagcagtgcctgCAACTGCCCCCCACTCCGTTTGGGGTGTAAGTGTCAGCCCCTGAACAGGCACACTTAGATTTTGGTGAGCACTGAAGAGTCTAGCTCAGTGTGCAGGCTGGAAATCAGGGAAAAACTGCAGCCCTGTTTCCCCAGTttgcctcatccctggaggcaCATGAAACTGAGCAGAGCATAGCACACCACACCTCTCTGCAGAAGATCTCTGCCAGTTGCTCAGCTTCCATCACCAGCATCACCTGGAGAGCAGTGGGGGCCTTGCtgtgcctggagagctgctATGAGGGTGCCTGGGGCTTCTGTCCCCAGAGCAACCCCTTGGAATAGGCCAAGCAGGAcccaaggctgctgcagagcagggggctTCACCCACATCCACAGGGGATCCACGGTCCTCATTCCACTGTCaccttctgctcctgccacccctTGGCACCACGCTGGCATCAGCAAtcagagaggcagagaggaatGAGGGGACTTCCCTGGGGAACAGAGCAACTGATGCAGTGATCCATTCATCACCCTCACCCTATGACCCCATAGCCCTTCTCTTTTCAATACAaggctgctcccccagctcccaagGGCATGGGGAActtcctgcctctctgcctctgccttcTTTGCCACAACACAGCCTGGCCttcacccacagcacagcctgggatcCACAGGCACCAGAGACTTTGGTCACTCAGAAAATGCTGGATGCACCAGAGCCTCCTCCTTTGGAGAACATCAGGAGTGGTGCAGCTCAGAAGTGACCCCAAACAGAACCCTCTGGACAAGTAGGACCATACCAAGACCTTCTTCAGGCCATCAGCATTTCCATGTCCCCACTGCTAGCCCCAAAGCCTTTCTGCATCCCATGCCTGCCATCCATTacactggggctgctcttgctcctgctgctcctggaaacGTATTTTGCAACACAACAACTCTCCCTGCCCAAAGGGACATACCCAGAGGAAGAAGTGCAGAGCCTTGGTGCTGTTGCTGAGGGGCATGAAGAAGCTGCTGTACGTGGCAAGGACCCCATCCAGCTGGGGGTGCAGCCtactgctgcctgtcctgccctACTCCCACATGGCTTGCTGGCCAGCACAGAGACCAGAGGAAGAAGGAGCATCCCACAGAGCAAAGGGACACTGCTAGCCCTGCCGAGTGGGGGACAGGCAGCATCTCGCCAGGACGAGACACTTGGAGCAGGAGAAACACAAAGTGTTGGACTTGGCTGGTGCTTGGTGGCTGGTAaaggggaggggacagagctgtgccctgggctgcttACAAATGACAGTGCTCTACCTCTCAAGGAAGGTCTCATCCCAGCCACCCTCATGGTCATGGGAAAATAAGGCAAACAGATGAGGGACTAGCTGGAAAAACACCAGCTGAGCAAGTGAGCACTAAATCAGAGTGTGCAAAAGGTCCTgggtctgcagcacagcctccacagctttgctccctgctcaggaggAAACAGTCCTGGTGCACTTCAGGATGTAGGATGGACACCAGCGCTCTCATTCCCCAAGGGCTTTAGGCAAATTAGTCTAATGACAGAGTTCCTTGTCCCTTGGGAGCCCAACATCTGGGCAGAGAGGGGTAAGGGAGGTGACAGTACAAAGATTCAATCCTTGCTGGACCCAAACCTGTTCCAGATGTCTCTGTAGGCTTGGAAATGGCACCAGTACCTAaaggctgtgctcagggtgTCAGGGAAGACTGAGACACCATTTCTCTGAGGtcaaaagcacagaaaggtAGTGCAGCACTTGGCAACATAtagggagagagggaaggaggggacatCCCTCCCACTGATCACATGACAACTTGGGGGAATAGAGACCAAGGCAACACAAGCCCTGAGCAAGAGTGCTTATGGCAGAACTGGGGAGAGACATGGTGGCCGCCACTCCCCTAACAGAGCACCTTGAGCTTGGGACCTTGAAATGTACTCCAGCCCAGAGTTGCacacacagggaagggaagcagagaccttcctttctccccaacccccaaaaccccaagaaaCAGAGCCTTCAATCCCAGACACACAGAGCAACATTTATCACTTCTTATCAGCACCTCCCAGCAGAGGTCCCTCTCATGGCTGCAAGCCCAGCTAACTACCTGCACAAACattccctccccaggctggcattGGGGCATGTGTGTCCCCCAAGGCCAGTGAGAGGCTGGGCAATGCTGGTCAGGCCTgttgggctgcaggagcagggtgacACCAGGGTGCAAGGAGTGAAAGTACAGTGGTGACAGTGCCACCAAGTACTCATCCTGCAAACTTGGTCCTGGCTCTCTGCCCAGGACAATTTAGCTTGAGCCTGTGGACAACATGCCCAGGCAGCTATTCCATTCCACCTGGGAGCAAATGAGATCCCTTCAGACAGGCAATTCGACCCAAGTCTCTCCACTCAGTGGTGGAGAGATGGGAACGGACTCCTCCATCCTGGGCTGTCTTTATAAATTCAGTATGgatttctctgctttgctgcaaaAAGTCTGTTGGAAGCCAAGAGGACCCACATGTTTGAGCCCTGATCTACATGGAACATCTGCGAGGGGAATAGCTTGGCCCCACTGCTTGCCAGCATAAAGCATACCTGACCCTTGCTGGGGTGCTCTTAAGGCCCAGAGATCCATCTGTTCCCACACCTCCACCTCTGTCTTCCTCTTTTCAAGACCTTGCCCATGGGGAAGACAGCCAGCACACTGGCTTCATGGGCTGACCCCATTCTGGGGGAAGGATCCACCTCCTCCCTGTTTGGCACGATTCAGGAAAGCACCTTAGAAATAATATACATCTACGTACATCAACAGACCTTCAAATCCAAATATCAGGATTTGCCTGATGTCCCACAACTCACTTGGGTAGGGTGGGCAGAGAGGAAGCCAAAGCCCAGAGATGGCATCAGCAATGAGGGACCCCTGCAACCCATCTTCCCCTTCATGGGAGCCCACAACACTCCCTTACCATGCTGAAGTCCACGCCATTGGTGATGGTGTGTCTCCGGTGTTCTGCACGGCCTCTCTGATGCCTCCGAGCGTCCCTAGCCCCTGGGTGGTCACTGtctccctggggctgtccagCAGACATAGCATCACCACCTGAAACAGAGGAAGGCATGAGGCCACAAGCTACTTTCAACAAAGTCCTTCCCAGGGCCACTTCCGTGAGATGATCTGCAAGGTGGTCTTGCAAACAAGGAGAGACTGAGCAAACCACCCGCCTGAGTGCCTGCTCCTGTTTTTGTCCAGGCAGAACAGATGTCAGGAATGACTgactcagctgtgccaggctggcaaCAGATCTCAGTCATCTTCTGTAGAAAGCAAGCAGCATCTAGGCAAAGCTGGTCCAGTCCCAGCTGGGCAACTAAACCATCAGTGATATTGCCTGCCCTCGCAGGACACCTTGCTTCCACTCAGGTGgcatcagctctgccaggaaaCCAACTTCTCCTAAAGACAGTTCTTGCCTGATGATGGACTTGGCCATGTGGATATTCAGCCCAGACACTATGTCTATGATGTAACCATAAAGTAAATCAGACTGTAGATTGTCGGAGAAGGGAGACACGGACACCAGATGGTTCATCAGCGAGACTCGTTTATTTAGCCATATAGTTCTGATTAAATACATTCTATAATAGCCTCATACATATTGCAAAAGCCAAGCTCATTATTGGTTAGCTCCTAAAGGTCAGCTCCTCCCTAGTTGACATTCCTGTAGTTTGCCTTGCTTATCTTTGCAGTCAGCTAGCTACGTGCACATCCTTCTTTCTCGTCCTACTTTTTCGTCCTGTTTGCTACTTCTCGCAGAGTTCCCACTTCTCAAGGATACCCTGCCCCCAAGCCGGCCTCTCACACACTGTCTATTCATAATAAATCTATCTGGCTATGCCCTCTCTCTAACAGCCAGGTCTGAACTGCActctccacttttttttttttgagctaaAAGGTGTGTTTTCCAGGTCTTTTCAATCATACGCTGTACCATACCCTGTATACAATTAAGGACACAAGGTAAGatcagcaaaataaacaaaattactCCCAGTAATCCTATAGCGTAAGTCACCACATTCCGTAACCATGGCCCCAAACCTAAATTTTTCAATCACTCGTCAAGTCCAAGACCctcttcttcttttaatttgtgGAGCCCATCTTGAAGCTCCTTTATCTTAGTGTGGATTGAAGCAGAGTGATCAGATAAATTCATACAACACATTCCATCAAACTCCTCACATCCATGGCCTTgtgctaaaagcaaaaaatctatAGCAGCTCTATTTTGCAACACAGCGTGATTAACATTTTGCACATCTGTAGTCAACATATCCAAAATTTCTGAGGTCTTATTCAATTCCTCTTTGGCCCAACATCCTAGTTCCTTTGCTAAATTTAAAGCCCTACTTGCTGCCATTGCCAGTAAAAGAGTTGACGTAACCACTCGCCTGAAATCACCCCAAAATGTTGGTGTTCCTACCTGGCTGCACTCCAGCTCACGGATACTGCGTCGTGACCTGGTGCTATTACGGCTCCATTGCATTAACAATGACACATTAGGGTGAAATAAGGACAATTTCCCCAAATAGCAAGGTCCTCCTTGTGGTCTAACTGGTATACCATTCCATGCTCGATCGCCACAAATCAAAAATATCCCTGGTGGTAGTTTTCATGGTGTTTTAAGGCTACTGCCATTACAATTTGTGTAATCCATACCTACCACCTTATCCACACCTAGAGCAGAATTTACAGTAGCCCAATGCTTCCTGTTCTGATTCCAATCTTGGTCATTCAATAGTACAAAACTAAACCAGCCTCCCTGTGATGTGTTAGTCATACTGGCATTTGCACACCCAAATAGATCAAATTCTTCTGGAGGGGAAAGCAAGGAGGTACTTAGTGACAAAACTATCTGGCATTGACGGAAACCATCGTTTTGGTATTTGTTATACCCAGGGGTAGAAGAGTTGATGTTAGTCATGTTATGGGAACACCAGGTCTGATTATTCACTAGCCCACAAAACTCACTAGGGGACCATACAGGTAATCCTATCAAGCAAGTACGAAAAGGATTAGTAACTCCTCCTAAGCTTAAGCAAAGGGATGATTGATTGGTTTGGTTGGCAATGGTAACCCATATGTTATCCCTTGGTGAACTAAATCATGTCATCTCTGTAATCTGACTCATCCCAGTAAAGCAtagcagcaaaaacaaaacaatactgACAAGCTTCATCTTTTTACCGGcgcctcctccttttccctttgagTTTTACTGTCCCGAACTTTCCTATTTTCAATTTGTGTAACCTTTCCAAACAGTTATCTAACTCTATATCTGGATCGTCTCTAAAGGGTCCTAATACTGAGGTTTGAGTTAATGGCACCTTATCCCTGCACTGAGCAGCTATTATATGAGAATTTCTAATAGCATCTATTCTTTTTCTCCAATGTTGCAAATGCCACCTCACAAATGCTATTGCAAGTTGTTCCGCACTCTCATACAAGCTTAGTCCCTGCCTTCCTGGCAAACCAGTATAGCTTTGCAATGCAGTTACCCAATTCAGCCCTATTATCCAATCAGCACTACACGATCTGCACCAAAGTTGTCCTAAAGTTAGCTGATCTAACCAAAATCTTCGATTGCACCCCCCACAATGTATTGCTACCCAAGCAGAGCACAAGTGTTGATTACAAGCACAACAAGCAACTCTTGATAACAGTTCACAATCGTCAAAATCAACATTCACTATCCAGTCCACCCAGTCGTTTGGCGGATTGCTCAATGCACGTCTTGCCTCTCTGCTGGACTCAGCGAGATACTAAAGGTGCTTACGAAGCATGAGCAAAAACTTTTGTCGTAGCCGTGTCTCGTCGTCACTGGCTATGTTTCTCCACCATTCTTCGTCCCAGACATGCAAGGCTTGACCCATTTAGCAGGTACCCAGAGTGTTCCTGAGGTGTTTTCTTTGCCAAGGTAAAGTCTCCCACGCCAGTGACCGTATCAGCTGTGGCAAAAAGAGGCCAATGCTTCAGCCAGTGTTGAGGTGATACAATACTGGTATCTGCTCCTGTATCCAACAGTCCTTGCACAACCTTTTGCTCTCCAGCATATGTGATTGTAATTTGTGGTTTTGGTCGCTCCCTTAAGTCCATGGTGAGTAATGTTAGTCCAGATGACCCAAATCCCTGGTTCCCCCTTAGGTGAATCCTGTTGTGGAATTATTCCCCTAGTTATTTGCAGGAGGGGGACCAGCTGAGCAATCCACTGTCCTTTTGGGATTTTAAGTGGTGGAAATAAGGTATAGGCCATAATTTGTATCTCCCCACCAAAGTCGGCATCAATAACACCTGCCAATACAAATAGTCTTGCCAGTGAGGCCGAAGACCGTCCAATCAATAAAGCACCATAAGCTTTTCCTTGAATTTGAACAGGACCTTTTGTGCCCGTTGGAATCTTTGTGGGGCACGTCGTCATCAGGGTTACCTCAACGCTGGCTGCCAAGCCGAGTGGCAAACTCCCTGCTGTGGCGGGTTGCAGCCTGCAGACGGCGCTGTTGCTGCAGCGGCTGATCCTGCACGGTCGGCAGAGGTGGTGGCCGGTGCCGTAGGAGCCCGAAGAGAAGCAAGAGCTGCTAACAACTGAGCTTGAGATGATTCTGCCTGCTTTTGTAACCCTATTCTTAGCTGCTCTATAGCTTTTACTAAAAATGCTTGTGTGCCTACTGGCTGACTTGCCATTCTATCTAATGCCTCTTCAATAGACCAATTTGCTCCTAGTGTAGCTAATACTCGCTTTGTAGC
The Serinus canaria isolate serCan28SL12 chromosome 17, serCan2020, whole genome shotgun sequence DNA segment above includes these coding regions:
- the SAPCD2 gene encoding suppressor APC domain-containing protein 2 isoform X1, producing the protein MAPERGDRSLPAGTAGLPRVFLQSLRTLFDILDDRRRGYVHLREIESRWRGAEAQELPAGVMEGLRQAALASGYLTFERFVLGLRAALPGTEPPVEGGSGGRRSVEKSPSPRCSEERRGKSTGQREPGHGQPRGRGGDAMSAGQPQGDSDHPGARDARRHQRGRAEHRRHTITNGVDFSMLKYMKELEQEKDFLLQGLELIDRAREWYHQHIQLMQEHQRHLGKRRTSVDFPEGGQSHLGRLVPKLQEVNRCLGDLLSTASKAANPSSALSKLVPVTSPASTGSQQAINMLKEQNRLLTKEVTDKSERITQLEQEKSALIKQLFEAHAHNNHEMSQLDSTFI
- the SAPCD2 gene encoding suppressor APC domain-containing protein 2 isoform X2 produces the protein MAPERGDRSLPAGTAGLPRVFLQSLRTLFDILDDRRRGYVHLREIESRWRGAEAQELPAGVMEGLRQAALASGYLTFERFVLGLRAALPGTEPPVEGGSGGRRSVEKSPSPRCSEERRGKSTGQREPGHGQPRGRGGDAMSAGQPQGDSDHPGARDARRHQRGRAEHRRHTITNGVDFSMGLELIDRAREWYHQHIQLMQEHQRHLGKRRTSVDFPEGGQSHLGRLVPKLQEVNRCLGDLLSTASKAANPSSALSKLVPVTSPASTGSQQAINMLKEQNRLLTKEVTDKSERITQLEQEKSALIKQLFEAHAHNNHEMSQLDSTFI